The following are encoded in a window of Anopheles gambiae chromosome X, idAnoGambNW_F1_1, whole genome shotgun sequence genomic DNA:
- the LOC5666824 gene encoding segmentation protein Runt isoform X2 has translation MHLPAATSSDCQSPSMPTTINDMFANLHEMLQEYHGELVQTGSPAVLCSALPTHWRSNKSLPCAFKVIALDDIQDGTLVTIKAGNDENFHAELRNATAVMKNQVAKFNDLRFVGRSGRGKSFSITITISSYPCQIATYTKAIKVTVDGPREPRSKQNFTYGHPGPFNPFILNAGWLDAAYMNYAWSDYFRQHQQQQVMQVPPSSAGPLPASVGCHDKGFTGEQQLATPDRNAHNNHPQSQL, from the exons ATGCATCTACCGGCGGCTACTAGCAGCGACTGCCAAAGCCCATCGATGCCAACCACAATCAATGACATGTTTGCTAATCTGCACGAGATGCTTCAGGAGTATCACGGCGAGCTTGTGCAAACAGGATCACCCGCAGTTCTCTGCTCAGCTTTGCCAACGCACTGGCGTTCCAACAAGAGCTTACCATGTGCGTTTAAGGTGATTGCACTAGATGATATCCAAGATGGCACGCTCGTGACTATAAAAGCCGGCAATGATGAGAACTTCCACGCTGAGCTTCGTAACGCTACTGCCGTTATGAAGAACCAGGTGGCAAAATTCAACGATCTTCGATTCGTCGGGCGATCTGGGCGCGGAAAGTCGTTCTCGATCACCATAACAATTAGCTCGTACCCTTGCCAGATTGCTACCTATACAAAAGCGATTAAGGTGACGGTAGATGGACCACGCGAGCCCCGATCCAAGCAAA ATTTCACCTACGGTCACCCAGGACCATTTAATCCTTTCATTCTGAATGCGGGCTGGCTTGATGCGGCTTACATGAACTACGCATGGTCCGACTACTTTCgtcaacaccaacagcagcaagtgATGCAGGtgccaccatcatcagctGGTCCTCTACCGGCATCTGTTGGATGCCACGACAAAG
- the LOC5666824 gene encoding segmentation protein Runt isoform X6, translated as MHLPAATSSDCQSPSMPTTINDMFANLHEMLQEYHGELVQTGSPAVLCSALPTHWRSNKSLPCAFKVIALDDIQDGTLVTIKAGNDENFHAELRNATAVMKNQVAKFNDLRFVGRSGRGKSFSITITISSYPCQIATYTKAIKVTVDGPREPRSKQNFTYGHPGPFNPFILNAGWLDAAYMNYAWSDYFRQHQQQQVMQVPPSSAGPLPASVGCHDKGHINSRCL; from the exons ATGCATCTACCGGCGGCTACTAGCAGCGACTGCCAAAGCCCATCGATGCCAACCACAATCAATGACATGTTTGCTAATCTGCACGAGATGCTTCAGGAGTATCACGGCGAGCTTGTGCAAACAGGATCACCCGCAGTTCTCTGCTCAGCTTTGCCAACGCACTGGCGTTCCAACAAGAGCTTACCATGTGCGTTTAAGGTGATTGCACTAGATGATATCCAAGATGGCACGCTCGTGACTATAAAAGCCGGCAATGATGAGAACTTCCACGCTGAGCTTCGTAACGCTACTGCCGTTATGAAGAACCAGGTGGCAAAATTCAACGATCTTCGATTCGTCGGGCGATCTGGGCGCGGAAAGTCGTTCTCGATCACCATAACAATTAGCTCGTACCCTTGCCAGATTGCTACCTATACAAAAGCGATTAAGGTGACGGTAGATGGACCACGCGAGCCCCGATCCAAGCAAA ATTTCACCTACGGTCACCCAGGACCATTTAATCCTTTCATTCTGAATGCGGGCTGGCTTGATGCGGCTTACATGAACTACGCATGGTCCGACTACTTTCgtcaacaccaacagcagcaagtgATGCAGGtgccaccatcatcagctGGTCCTCTACCGGCATCTGTTGGATGCCACGACAAAG GACATATAAATTCCAGGTGTTTGTGA
- the LOC5666824 gene encoding segmentation protein Runt isoform X7, whose protein sequence is MHLPAATSSDCQSPSMPTTINDMFANLHEMLQEYHGELVQTGSPAVLCSALPTHWRSNKSLPCAFKVIALDDIQDGTLVTIKAGNDENFHAELRNATAVMKNQVAKFNDLRFVGRSGRGKSFSITITISSYPCQIATYTKAIKVTVDGPREPRSKQNFTYGHPGPFNPFILNAGWLDAAYMNYAWSDYFRQHQQQQVMQVPPSSAGPLPASVGCHDKEAQDEPR, encoded by the exons ATGCATCTACCGGCGGCTACTAGCAGCGACTGCCAAAGCCCATCGATGCCAACCACAATCAATGACATGTTTGCTAATCTGCACGAGATGCTTCAGGAGTATCACGGCGAGCTTGTGCAAACAGGATCACCCGCAGTTCTCTGCTCAGCTTTGCCAACGCACTGGCGTTCCAACAAGAGCTTACCATGTGCGTTTAAGGTGATTGCACTAGATGATATCCAAGATGGCACGCTCGTGACTATAAAAGCCGGCAATGATGAGAACTTCCACGCTGAGCTTCGTAACGCTACTGCCGTTATGAAGAACCAGGTGGCAAAATTCAACGATCTTCGATTCGTCGGGCGATCTGGGCGCGGAAAGTCGTTCTCGATCACCATAACAATTAGCTCGTACCCTTGCCAGATTGCTACCTATACAAAAGCGATTAAGGTGACGGTAGATGGACCACGCGAGCCCCGATCCAAGCAAA ATTTCACCTACGGTCACCCAGGACCATTTAATCCTTTCATTCTGAATGCGGGCTGGCTTGATGCGGCTTACATGAACTACGCATGGTCCGACTACTTTCgtcaacaccaacagcagcaagtgATGCAGGtgccaccatcatcagctGGTCCTCTACCGGCATCTGTTGGATGCCACGACAAAG
- the LOC5666824 gene encoding segmentation protein Runt isoform X4, which yields MHLPAATSSDCQSPSMPTTINDMFANLHEMLQEYHGELVQTGSPAVLCSALPTHWRSNKSLPCAFKVIALDDIQDGTLVTIKAGNDENFHAELRNATAVMKNQVAKFNDLRFVGRSGRGKSFSITITISSYPCQIATYTKAIKVTVDGPREPRSKQNFTYGHPGPFNPFILNAGWLDAAYMNYAWSDYFRQHQQQQVMQVPPSSAGPLPASVGCHDKAATNRDIPKISST from the exons ATGCATCTACCGGCGGCTACTAGCAGCGACTGCCAAAGCCCATCGATGCCAACCACAATCAATGACATGTTTGCTAATCTGCACGAGATGCTTCAGGAGTATCACGGCGAGCTTGTGCAAACAGGATCACCCGCAGTTCTCTGCTCAGCTTTGCCAACGCACTGGCGTTCCAACAAGAGCTTACCATGTGCGTTTAAGGTGATTGCACTAGATGATATCCAAGATGGCACGCTCGTGACTATAAAAGCCGGCAATGATGAGAACTTCCACGCTGAGCTTCGTAACGCTACTGCCGTTATGAAGAACCAGGTGGCAAAATTCAACGATCTTCGATTCGTCGGGCGATCTGGGCGCGGAAAGTCGTTCTCGATCACCATAACAATTAGCTCGTACCCTTGCCAGATTGCTACCTATACAAAAGCGATTAAGGTGACGGTAGATGGACCACGCGAGCCCCGATCCAAGCAAA ATTTCACCTACGGTCACCCAGGACCATTTAATCCTTTCATTCTGAATGCGGGCTGGCTTGATGCGGCTTACATGAACTACGCATGGTCCGACTACTTTCgtcaacaccaacagcagcaagtgATGCAGGtgccaccatcatcagctGGTCCTCTACCGGCATCTGTTGGATGCCACGACAAAG
- the LOC5666824 gene encoding segmentation protein Runt isoform X3, which yields MHLPAATSSDCQSPSMPTTINDMFANLHEMLQEYHGELVQTGSPAVLCSALPTHWRSNKSLPCAFKVIALDDIQDGTLVTIKAGNDENFHAELRNATAVMKNQVAKFNDLRFVGRSGRGKSFSITITISSYPCQIATYTKAIKVTVDGPREPRSKQNFTYGHPGPFNPFILNAGWLDAAYMNYAWSDYFRQHQQQQVMQVPPSSAGPLPASVGCHDKVSRGTSCRSGSAANLCFLSML from the exons ATGCATCTACCGGCGGCTACTAGCAGCGACTGCCAAAGCCCATCGATGCCAACCACAATCAATGACATGTTTGCTAATCTGCACGAGATGCTTCAGGAGTATCACGGCGAGCTTGTGCAAACAGGATCACCCGCAGTTCTCTGCTCAGCTTTGCCAACGCACTGGCGTTCCAACAAGAGCTTACCATGTGCGTTTAAGGTGATTGCACTAGATGATATCCAAGATGGCACGCTCGTGACTATAAAAGCCGGCAATGATGAGAACTTCCACGCTGAGCTTCGTAACGCTACTGCCGTTATGAAGAACCAGGTGGCAAAATTCAACGATCTTCGATTCGTCGGGCGATCTGGGCGCGGAAAGTCGTTCTCGATCACCATAACAATTAGCTCGTACCCTTGCCAGATTGCTACCTATACAAAAGCGATTAAGGTGACGGTAGATGGACCACGCGAGCCCCGATCCAAGCAAA ATTTCACCTACGGTCACCCAGGACCATTTAATCCTTTCATTCTGAATGCGGGCTGGCTTGATGCGGCTTACATGAACTACGCATGGTCCGACTACTTTCgtcaacaccaacagcagcaagtgATGCAGGtgccaccatcatcagctGGTCCTCTACCGGCATCTGTTGGATGCCACGACAAAG tTTCCCGTGGAACATCTTGTCGTTCAGGGTCGGCCGCCAATTTGtgctttctttcgatgctctga
- the LOC5666824 gene encoding segmentation protein Runt isoform X5 yields MHLPAATSSDCQSPSMPTTINDMFANLHEMLQEYHGELVQTGSPAVLCSALPTHWRSNKSLPCAFKVIALDDIQDGTLVTIKAGNDENFHAELRNATAVMKNQVAKFNDLRFVGRSGRGKSFSITITISSYPCQIATYTKAIKVTVDGPREPRSKQNFTYGHPGPFNPFILNAGWLDAAYMNYAWSDYFRQHQQQQVMQVPPSSAGPLPASVGCHDKATNRDIPKISST; encoded by the exons ATGCATCTACCGGCGGCTACTAGCAGCGACTGCCAAAGCCCATCGATGCCAACCACAATCAATGACATGTTTGCTAATCTGCACGAGATGCTTCAGGAGTATCACGGCGAGCTTGTGCAAACAGGATCACCCGCAGTTCTCTGCTCAGCTTTGCCAACGCACTGGCGTTCCAACAAGAGCTTACCATGTGCGTTTAAGGTGATTGCACTAGATGATATCCAAGATGGCACGCTCGTGACTATAAAAGCCGGCAATGATGAGAACTTCCACGCTGAGCTTCGTAACGCTACTGCCGTTATGAAGAACCAGGTGGCAAAATTCAACGATCTTCGATTCGTCGGGCGATCTGGGCGCGGAAAGTCGTTCTCGATCACCATAACAATTAGCTCGTACCCTTGCCAGATTGCTACCTATACAAAAGCGATTAAGGTGACGGTAGATGGACCACGCGAGCCCCGATCCAAGCAAA ATTTCACCTACGGTCACCCAGGACCATTTAATCCTTTCATTCTGAATGCGGGCTGGCTTGATGCGGCTTACATGAACTACGCATGGTCCGACTACTTTCgtcaacaccaacagcagcaagtgATGCAGGtgccaccatcatcagctGGTCCTCTACCGGCATCTGTTGGATGCCACGACAAAG